The DNA segment CCCGCAATCGGACCCCGGAAAGCGCGACCAGTTCTGTTCCGCGTCGTCGGTGGCTTCGCCCACCAAGTCACTGGTGCTCAGCGCCGCCCACTGCCTCAACGACAACGACCGGTTCCGCAATCTCGCTTTTGCCCCGGGGTGGAAGGTCGACCCGAACAAAAAATCCCAAGGCATCGCCCCCTACGGAATCTTCCCGATCAAGAAAGGAAAGATCTGGATCGACGGACGCTATCTCTCCCAGGGCACGGTGAAGGCGGATGACCTCGACTTCGCTTTCCTGAAGACCGGCCCGAACTCCAAGGGTCAGTTCCTGGAGAACGCCACAGGGATGGGTAACCAACTGACCATGCTGCCCGCTGCCGGGAACCTGAACCAGAGGAACGTTTCCCTGATCGGATTTCCGGGCGGGGCCAAGTCACCGCTGGTCTGCCCCTCGACCAGCACCAAGGAGTTCGAGGGACGATTCCTGGAGATAGCCTGCGACGGGTTTGCCCCTGGTGTGTCCGGCGGCCCGTTCCTGCGGAACTTCGATGGCAAACGGGGAGATGTCATCGGCGTGATCGGCGGATACAAGACGGGCGGAAAGTATGACAACGTCTCCTATTCCTCCCAGTTCGACGCCGACGTGGTACGCCTGTACAACCAGGCGGTCAACGACTACGCGCCGGATCAGCCGACCGGGATCGACGGCATGGGTGACGCCAACCTCTGGACCCATGCCGAAGCCGCCGCCACCGGCCAGTTCCACACGTCCTCGCAGAAGACGAAGGACGGCGACTTGATCGTCAAGTGGTCCGATGGAGAGGTCACCCTGTACCCAGGCGACCAGTCACAGGGCTTCTACACCGGCTGCGCTCCCGGCCAGCCCTGCGAGACCCAATTGGCGAAGCCCAACAAGCTGTGGGCGGACCACGCCGAGGCCATCACTGCGGGCGACTACACCGGCTCCAACGCATTCGACCTGATGGTCAAGTGGAGCGACGGCGAAGTCACGATCTACAAGGACATCGACGAGACGACAAAACTGCCGACCGCCACCGATCAGCACCCGGCGAACGAAATCAAGATCGCCGCCGCCGGTTCGACATGGAAGTACGCCAAGGGCCTGGCGACCGGCAAGTTCGGCGGCAACAAGTGGCCCGACGACGTTGTCGTGCGCTGGGTCGACGGAGAGGTGACGAAGTACATCAACGTCGACGGCACGGGTTTCCACGCCGAGCAGCAGCTCCAGGCCCCCAATAGCCTGTGGAAGAACCACGCCACGATCATCGCGGGCGGCGACTTCGACGGCACCACCAACTCCGACTTCGACCTGCTCGTCCGCTGGTCCGACGGCGAACTCACCGTGTACGAGGACCTCGGTGCCAACAGCCTGAAGAAGGAGCGGAAGCTCAGGTCCGCGAACCAGCTGTGGACCCACTCCCGCGTTCTTGTGC comes from the Streptomyces sp. NBC_00525 genome and includes:
- a CDS encoding trypsin-like peptidase domain-containing protein, which encodes MPEGSTTPQESVAPDGELKATPEEIAEAKKAESYWTPERIADAVPANPEKGVEGSPTLGSLMRSPSHIDNNGVATAGVFLISQDDDPQSDPGKRDQFCSASSVASPTKSLVLSAAHCLNDNDRFRNLAFAPGWKVDPNKKSQGIAPYGIFPIKKGKIWIDGRYLSQGTVKADDLDFAFLKTGPNSKGQFLENATGMGNQLTMLPAAGNLNQRNVSLIGFPGGAKSPLVCPSTSTKEFEGRFLEIACDGFAPGVSGGPFLRNFDGKRGDVIGVIGGYKTGGKYDNVSYSSQFDADVVRLYNQAVNDYAPDQPTGIDGMGDANLWTHAEAAATGQFHTSSQKTKDGDLIVKWSDGEVTLYPGDQSQGFYTGCAPGQPCETQLAKPNKLWADHAEAITAGDYTGSNAFDLMVKWSDGEVTIYKDIDETTKLPTATDQHPANEIKIAAAGSTWKYAKGLATGKFGGNKWPDDVVVRWVDGEVTKYINVDGTGFHAEQQLQAPNSLWKNHATIIAGGDFDGTTNSDFDLLVRWSDGELTVYEDLGANSLKKERKLRSANQLWTHSRVLVPGEFGGNLWEDDLFVRWSDGEVTVYGNTQADALGREYQLVPPPAKGSALRRAQYSGWAGKEETAAEESCASVCGPGLLRRITTEK